In bacterium, a genomic segment contains:
- a CDS encoding nitrate reductase subunit alpha: MSSGRIKDDRTPADRGWEEFYRNRWQYDKVVRSTHGVNCTGGCSWMVHVKDGIVGWELQANDYPQFDGSIPNHEPRGCQRGISFSWYLYSPMRVKHPYMRGALIDLWKEARQRFADPVDAWQSIVENPESRKAYTGKRGMGGFRRASWDDVVELIAASTIYTAKKFGPDRVIGFTPIPAMSMISYAAGTRFLQLFGGVCMSFYDWYCDLPPASPQVWGEQTDVNESADWYNASYIVLCGSNVPMTRTPDAHFLTEARYRGAKVVVMSPDYSQATKFADNWLPVTQGHDGAFWMAVNHVILKEYYVDRQVPFFEEYARKYTDLPFLVKLGEKDGVLLPGEFLRADELERSAGLEHADWTLCVADGKGEVRIPHGSLGSRWSKAEGKWNLDMKDMVDGTGIDCRLTFLGGETRSVRFRFEADGDVVREVPVRRIATRNGEATVTTVFDLLVAQLGVSRGLGGDYPQGYEQDKPFTPKWQEKFTGIAAGSMLKIAREWAGNGEKSGGRNMIIVGAGINHWYHNDLIYRAAITSLLLTGSVGRNGAGLAHYVGQEKVVPLAPWTSIAMAQDWVKPSRLQNTPSFWYIHSDQWRYDRSFVDYFKPETGEKMPLHAADMNAKAVRLGWLPFAPHFNDSNLRLVDAAKAAGARTDDEIRRWLVGRLKSGETRFAIEDPDGEGNSPKVWFIWRANAISASAKGHEFFLKHVIGAPNSSFTAKEIAKGAVKDLVWHEKAPEGKMDLVVDLNFRMDTSTLYSDIVLPAATWYEKSDLNTTDMHSFVNCMDAAVPPSWESKPDWKIFGEIARKVSDLSVKHFPAPVKDIVAAPLLHDTPGEIAQRSVKDWKLGECEPVPGKTMPNLAIVERDYGNLYNRFLSVGPAMGHLGAHGVNWEAGDVHEKLLQRMPTRAWNGKTYIDLEDEKVVADVILAFAPETNGELAYRSYQNLEKRVGKPLSQIVAGDRNFRITWEEITQKPRRFISTAVWSGLVNDGRPYAPYTLNVEHGVPWRTLSGRQSLYLDHPYYGEFHEGLPTFKGKIPPAILDETEGETGLVLNFLTPHGKWSIHSTYSDNLRMLTLSRGGQVVWLNPEDAAGAGIGDNEAIEVFNANGVVVCRAVVSSRIPKGAAVMYHAPERTLNIKKSKKSGRRGGVHNSLSRIRLKPTLMLGGYAQFSYYFNYWGPTGVNRDCHVVVRKLGG, encoded by the coding sequence ATGTCGAGCGGGCGGATCAAGGACGACCGGACTCCGGCGGACCGGGGGTGGGAGGAGTTCTACCGGAACCGCTGGCAGTACGACAAGGTGGTGCGGAGCACCCACGGGGTCAACTGCACCGGGGGATGCAGCTGGATGGTGCACGTGAAAGACGGAATCGTCGGCTGGGAACTCCAGGCGAACGACTATCCCCAGTTCGACGGCAGCATCCCCAACCATGAACCGCGCGGCTGCCAGCGGGGGATCAGCTTCTCCTGGTACCTCTACAGCCCCATGCGGGTCAAACACCCGTACATGCGCGGCGCTCTCATCGATCTCTGGAAGGAGGCGCGGCAACGCTTCGCCGACCCGGTGGATGCCTGGCAAAGCATCGTGGAAAATCCCGAATCGCGGAAAGCCTACACCGGGAAACGCGGCATGGGGGGGTTCCGGCGGGCCTCCTGGGACGACGTGGTCGAGCTGATCGCCGCCTCCACGATCTATACCGCCAAGAAATTCGGACCCGACCGGGTCATCGGCTTCACCCCGATCCCCGCCATGTCCATGATCAGCTACGCCGCCGGCACGCGTTTCCTTCAGCTCTTCGGCGGGGTATGCATGAGCTTCTACGACTGGTACTGCGACCTTCCCCCCGCATCCCCGCAGGTCTGGGGCGAGCAGACCGACGTGAACGAATCCGCCGACTGGTACAACGCTTCCTACATCGTCCTTTGCGGCTCCAACGTCCCGATGACCCGCACCCCGGACGCCCACTTCCTCACCGAAGCCCGTTACCGGGGGGCCAAGGTCGTGGTCATGTCCCCCGACTACTCCCAGGCGACCAAGTTCGCCGACAACTGGCTGCCGGTTACGCAGGGACACGACGGCGCGTTCTGGATGGCGGTGAACCACGTCATCCTCAAGGAGTATTACGTGGACCGGCAGGTCCCCTTCTTCGAGGAATACGCGCGGAAGTACACCGACCTTCCGTTCCTCGTGAAACTGGGGGAGAAGGACGGGGTTTTGCTGCCGGGCGAGTTCCTCCGGGCCGACGAGCTCGAGCGGAGCGCCGGGCTCGAGCACGCCGACTGGACCCTCTGCGTGGCGGACGGGAAGGGGGAGGTGAGGATTCCCCACGGAAGCCTCGGTTCCCGCTGGAGCAAGGCGGAGGGGAAGTGGAACCTGGACATGAAGGACATGGTCGACGGCACCGGGATCGATTGCCGCCTGACCTTTCTCGGAGGCGAGACGCGCAGCGTTCGCTTCCGGTTCGAGGCGGACGGGGACGTGGTCAGGGAGGTCCCGGTCCGGCGGATCGCGACCCGGAACGGCGAGGCGACGGTGACGACCGTCTTCGACCTCCTCGTGGCCCAGCTCGGAGTCTCGAGGGGCCTGGGGGGCGACTACCCGCAAGGATACGAACAGGACAAGCCGTTCACCCCGAAGTGGCAGGAGAAATTCACCGGCATCGCCGCCGGGTCCATGCTGAAGATCGCCCGCGAATGGGCCGGGAACGGGGAGAAGAGCGGCGGCCGGAACATGATCATCGTGGGGGCGGGCATCAACCACTGGTACCACAACGACCTGATCTACCGGGCCGCCATCACCTCCCTCCTCCTGACCGGAAGCGTCGGCCGCAACGGGGCGGGTCTCGCGCATTACGTGGGGCAAGAGAAGGTGGTGCCCCTGGCCCCCTGGACCTCCATCGCCATGGCACAGGACTGGGTGAAGCCTTCCCGCCTGCAGAACACCCCGAGCTTCTGGTACATCCATTCCGACCAGTGGAGGTACGACCGGAGCTTCGTCGACTACTTCAAGCCGGAAACCGGCGAAAAGATGCCGCTCCACGCCGCGGACATGAACGCCAAGGCGGTCCGTCTCGGCTGGCTCCCCTTCGCCCCCCATTTCAACGACAGCAACCTGCGGCTGGTGGACGCGGCGAAAGCGGCGGGCGCCCGGACGGACGACGAGATCCGCCGCTGGCTGGTGGGCCGTCTCAAGAGCGGCGAGACGCGGTTCGCCATCGAGGACCCGGACGGGGAGGGGAACTCCCCCAAGGTCTGGTTCATCTGGCGCGCGAACGCCATTTCCGCCAGCGCCAAGGGGCACGAGTTCTTCCTGAAACACGTGATCGGCGCCCCCAACAGCAGCTTCACCGCGAAGGAGATCGCCAAGGGGGCGGTGAAGGACCTGGTCTGGCACGAGAAGGCCCCCGAAGGGAAGATGGACCTCGTGGTGGACCTGAATTTCCGCATGGACACCTCGACCCTCTATTCCGACATCGTCCTGCCGGCGGCCACCTGGTACGAGAAATCCGACCTGAACACCACCGACATGCACTCCTTCGTCAACTGCATGGACGCCGCCGTTCCTCCATCGTGGGAGTCGAAGCCGGACTGGAAGATCTTCGGCGAGATCGCGCGAAAGGTGAGCGATCTGTCGGTAAAGCATTTTCCCGCGCCGGTGAAGGACATCGTCGCCGCCCCGCTCCTCCATGACACGCCGGGGGAAATCGCCCAAAGATCCGTGAAGGACTGGAAGCTCGGCGAGTGCGAGCCGGTCCCCGGGAAGACCATGCCGAACCTGGCCATCGTGGAGCGGGACTACGGGAACCTCTACAACCGCTTCCTGTCGGTAGGACCGGCAATGGGCCATCTGGGAGCCCACGGGGTCAACTGGGAAGCGGGCGATGTGCACGAAAAGCTCCTCCAGAGGATGCCGACACGGGCCTGGAACGGCAAGACGTACATCGACCTGGAGGACGAGAAGGTGGTCGCCGACGTGATCCTGGCCTTCGCTCCGGAGACCAACGGGGAACTGGCGTATCGCTCCTACCAGAACCTGGAAAAGCGGGTCGGCAAGCCCCTTTCGCAAATCGTGGCCGGGGACCGGAACTTCCGGATCACCTGGGAGGAGATCACGCAGAAACCGCGCCGGTTCATCAGCACCGCGGTCTGGAGCGGCCTGGTCAACGATGGGCGCCCGTACGCCCCCTACACCCTCAACGTGGAACACGGGGTGCCGTGGCGGACCCTTTCCGGCCGCCAGTCCCTCTACCTGGACCATCCCTACTACGGGGAGTTCCACGAGGGGCTCCCCACCTTCAAGGGGAAGATCCCCCCGGCAATCCTGGACGAGACGGAAGGGGAAACGGGGCTCGTGCTGAACTTCCTGACTCCCCACGGCAAGTGGAGCATCCACTCCACCTACAGCGACAATCTCCGGATGCTGACCCTTTCCCGCGGTGGGCAGGTGGTCTGGCTGAATCCCGAGGACGCGGCGGGGGCCGGGATCGGGGACAACGAAGCGATCGAGGTCTTCAACGCCAACGGCGTCGTCGTCTGCCGGGCGGTCGTCTCGTCGCGGATCCCGAAGGGGGCGGCGGTCATGTACCACGCGCCGGAGCGGACCCTCAACATCAAGAAGTCGAAGAAGAGCGGACGGCGGGGCGGCGTGCATAACAGCCTCTCCCGCATCCGTCTCAAGCCGACACTGATGCTCGGCGGATATGCCCAGTTCAGCTACTACTTCAAC
- a CDS encoding cytochrome c, with translation MRERPGCYPLLLILALFLSSPAWADSGEELFEKECAGCHTIGGGDSGGPDLKGVTGKRPADWIERVIVEPDKLTADKDPIQLGLVKQYGGEMPNLGISRKDAKKIIAYLQDASAAPSSSGAAPPAEPAPKPAETVATPELVALGRALFTGGKPFANGGAPCVGCHGFGYAGVPGGNLAVDLSARAEAAGEQGLRGMLKSLNFPIMRKMYADKPLTEEEITALVAFSKDAVARNTVPAGTYYPAAGVVIFAALIAGLTLYKRRIR, from the coding sequence ATGAGAGAGCGCCCGGGTTGTTACCCCCTCCTGCTTATCCTGGCGTTGTTCCTCTCTTCCCCTGCATGGGCGGACTCGGGCGAGGAGTTGTTCGAAAAAGAGTGCGCGGGTTGCCACACGATCGGCGGCGGCGATTCGGGGGGTCCCGACCTGAAAGGCGTAACGGGGAAGAGGCCGGCCGACTGGATCGAGAGGGTCATCGTCGAGCCGGACAAGCTGACCGCCGACAAGGACCCGATCCAGCTCGGGCTGGTGAAACAGTACGGCGGCGAGATGCCGAACCTCGGTATAAGCCGCAAGGATGCGAAAAAGATCATCGCGTATCTCCAGGACGCTTCCGCGGCCCCGTCGTCTTCGGGCGCCGCCCCGCCTGCCGAACCGGCGCCGAAGCCCGCGGAGACCGTGGCGACTCCCGAACTCGTCGCGCTGGGGAGGGCCCTCTTCACCGGCGGAAAGCCGTTCGCGAACGGGGGCGCTCCCTGCGTGGGTTGTCACGGCTTCGGGTATGCGGGGGTGCCGGGCGGAAACCTGGCCGTCGATCTGAGCGCCCGCGCGGAAGCGGCCGGGGAGCAAGGTTTACGGGGTATGTTGAAGAGTCTCAATTTCCCGATCATGAGAAAGATGTACGCGGACAAGCCGCTGACCGAGGAGGAGATCACCGCGCTGGTGGCGTTTTCCAAGGACGCCGTCGCGCGCAATACGGTTCCCGCCGGGACGTACTACCCGGCGGCGGGGGTCGTCATCTTCGCCGCCCTGATCGCGGGGTTGACGCTGTACAAAAGGAGGATCCGGTAA